The DNA region GCGGGCAACTAATTCCGAAGCAACTAAAATTTGAATTTTTGCTTCTTGAAACTTTTTCATAACTTGATTACGCTTACTTTGTGACAATTCGCCATGAATTGCTTCTACTTCTAAGCCTTTAGCTGCTAGAAAGCCTTCGATTTCTTTCACCACTTCTTTACTAATACAAAAAATCATTAACAAATAAGGATTTAAGCGTTCAATTAGATTAAGTAACAACCCTTTTTTATTTTCTCCTGCCACTTTAATAGCGATTTGACGAATATTTTCCACTGTAGGATTTTCCTCACTTAAAGACACTACATATGGATTGAGCATAATTTTTTTAGCAAGTTGCTTGACAATATCAGGCAAAGTGGCCGAACACATCATGTTTTGCCGCTCTTTTGGCAAGTTATCAACTACCAAATTAATATCCTCCAAAAAACCTCGTTGCAACATTTCATCTACTTCATCTAACACGAAGAACTTTATCGCGCCAAGATTAGTATTCTTACTCCGCAAATGGTCTTGAATTCTGCCTGGAGTGCCAACAATGATATGCACTACATTTTTCAGTTTCGTCTCTTGTGAGTTTTTATCTCGCCCACCACAGACATTTGCAACTCTAATTTCTGTACCAATAACTAATTTCTTAATTTCTTGATAAATTTGCAAACTTAATTCTCTTGTAGGTGTTAAAATTAGCACCTGCAAATAAGGCTTACTCGTATCAATTTTTTTCAATGCTGGGATGACAAACGCTAAGGTTTTTCCCGTACCAGTTTGCGCCTGCACTAAAACATCGCGACCAGTGAATAATACTGGAATAACTTTTTCTTGAACTGGTGTCGCCTGCTTAATCCCCTGTGTTTGCAATATTTCTACAATCCTAGTATCTACCTTTAAGTCAGTAAAAGTCTTTTGCATAAAATATCCCTCCTTACGTTAAAAAATTGCAATGAAAAAAAGCGTCCCTTTGGACGCTATTCACTAGCTAAAAAGTTGGTGCCGAGGACCGGAATCGAACCGGTACGGGTCTCACGACCCGAGGGATTTTAAGTCCCTTGCGTCTGCCAGTTCCGCCACCCCGGCACATTATTCAATTTGGAGGCGGCACCCAGATTTGAACTGGGGATAAAGGTTTTGCAGACCTCTGCCTTACCACTTGGCTATGCCGCCTCAAAGTTTTTGGAGCGGAAAACGAGATTCGAACTCGCGACCCTCGCCTTGGCAAGGCGATGCTCTACCGCTGAGCTATTTCCGCATATTGTGGTGCCACAGGGCGGAATCGAACCGCCGACACGAGGATTTTCAGTCCTCTGCTCTACCGACTGAGCTACCGTGGCATTTTATATAGTATGGCGACCCGGATGGGACTCGAACCCACGACCTCCGCCGTGACAGGGCGGCATTCTAACCAACTAAACTACCGGGCCTCGCTGAACTACATATGTTATTATATAGAAAAACAGCTAGGTTGTCAACACCTTTTTTTGAATTTTTTTCAATGTTTTTCTATATATATTAAACTCCGCCTCCCAAGGTATTCGATAGCTCTTATACTTATTTGTTAGATGCTAAAACACTATATAATTCATAACCACCACTCAGATTATAAGTTTCTATAAAACCATTCTGTTGTAAAATTCTTTGCGCGATATAACCTCTTAATCCCACTGCGCAATAGATAAAAATTTTCTTATGGGGTTCTAGTTCCGCAATACGTCCACGCAAATCATCTAAGGGAATATTAATTGCCGCACTTAGATGTCCTTGCTGATATTCGCTTTTGCTACGAACATCCAATAAAATATCCGTTGTTTGAACGCGGGCTAAATCCTCTGGATAAAAAAATTTACTTTTGCCTAACAAAACATTTTCGGCAACATAGCCAGCCATATTAACAGGATCTTTGGCCGAATTAAATGGTGGGGCATAAGCTAATTCCAGTTCTGTTAGTTCTTGCACTGTCAATTGATGTCTTACCGCGCTCGCCAAAACATCAATACGCTTATCTACACCTGTGCCCCCTACTATTTGTGCCCCTAACACAACACCAGTAGGCGTATACAGTAATTTTATAAACATTGTACTCGCCCCTGGATAATAACGCGCATGGTTTGCGCTATATGTATAAGACTTTAAGTAGTTAATTTTATTTTGCTGTAAACTTTCTTCACTTTCCCCTGTTACAGCTACTACCAAATCAAAAGCTTTCAAAATAGCCGTCCCTTGTGAACCGGGATATTGTTGCTTACTGCCACAAATAATATCTGCTAGTAACCTTGCTTGGCGATTAGCTGGTGAAGCCAACGGAATATTTCTCTTCGCACCCGTAAAACAAAGATGCTCTACGGCATCACCTAAAGCATACACATCTTGCACATTAGTGCGTAAATTTGCATCTACAATAATCTGCCCCAAAGCATTTAAAGCTACACCCGAGTTCTTTAAAAAACCAGTATCGGCTTGAACACCAATACTCATAATTACCAAGTCCGCCGCAATTTTTTCACCATTTTCCAAGCACACAAATTCTGGCGTTATTTCTGTTACCCGACTCTTTAAAAACAACTTAAGTCCTCGCTCGCGCAAATAATTTTGCAAATGCGCCGCTACTTCCAAGTCAATACTCGCAATCAAATGGGTATTTGCCTCAACTATTTGCACTTGATAGCCTAGATGCTGCAAATTTTCCGCCATTTCAATGCCTATATAGCCACCACCAATAACTACTGCTGTTCCTGTTTTCTGTTTATCTGTAAATTCTTTGATTTTATAAGTATCAGGGATATTCCTTAAAGTAAATACATGTGCTAAATCAGCCCCAGCAAACTTCGGAGTTATGGGTTTCGCACCTGGCGAAAGAATTAACTTATCATAACTTTCCCAATACTCAACTTGAGTTTGATGATTATAAACTTTAACCCGTTTTAAGGTAGTGTCTAATTCTACTACCTCACTGAAAGTTCGCACATCTACATTAAATCGTTTGCCAAACCCTTGGGGCGTTTGTATCTGCAACGCGCATTTATCAGTAATTACATCGCCAATATAATAAGGCAACCCACAATTAGCAAAGGATATATACTCGCCTTTTTCAAACATTATAATTTGAAATTGTTCACTATTTCTGCGGAGCCGTGCACACACCCCTGCGCCCCCTGCCACACCACCAACAACTAAGATTTTCATAAATCTCACACCTCCATATCAGTGCTTTTAAAGCCTATTGGCAACAACTCGGACAACTTATGTTGCACTACTGTACCCGCCAAATTACTCCGATATACAGTTTTTATCCCAAATTCCTGCATAACCTGACGGCAAGCTCCGCAAGGCACCACAGGTTCTTGGGTATCAGCTACCACTAGAATTTCACTTAAATTCTGTTCTCCTTGTGCAATCGCCTGAAAGATGGCGTTGCGTTCTGCACAACTAGTAAGTCCGTAAGAGGCATTCTCTACATTACAGCCTAGATATATTTGCCCGGACTTACCCCTTACAGCTGCCCCAACTTTAAATTTCGAATAAGGAGCATAGGCATTTTCTCGAACCTGTATCGCTTGTTTAAGTAGTGTTTTCAAACTATCACCCCAACTATCGATATATTGCCAATTTTGCCAAAACTCGTTCTTCCTGTTCCCGCATAACTTTCTTGTCTGCTTCTTGCATATGATCATAGCCTAATAAATGTAAAAACCCATGAATAAGCAGATACGCCAATTCTCGTTCTAAACTGTGTCCATACTCTAGAGCTTGCTCTTGCGCTCTTTCTAAACTGACAATGATATCCCCCAACAGATGCTCTTCGCCTGGTAATACGGGAAACTCTTCCCCTTCATCTAAGGCAAAAGATAACACATCCGTAGCACTATCTATTTGTCGATATTCCGCATTAATCTGCCTAATTTCCGCATTATCCACTAAAGTTATACCCACTTCACAAGCTTTGTCTAATTCATAAACAGCCGCAGCTTGCTCTAAAACACTTTTTACCAACTGTTCCATTACCAAATCATATTCTATTTTATCTTGTTCATTATTTATTATAACTTTCATTTCTTAACCGCCTATAACCAGCCAAAACGAATTGCCATATTATAAAACACAAATGCTAAAAAACAAAAAACCAATACTCGATGCATCATCAATTCTAATTTAGTCTTAGGTTCTTTACCTATTACCAATTCTTTTTCATCCATCATTTTTACCTCCACAAATTAAGCTAAATTATCAATTTAATTCTATCATAAAAATCTTGTTCTGTCTGTGTCTATCTCACTTAAGAAATCTTTTTCCGACTCTTGACTTTTAAGTTTTTCCAGCTTATAATCATAGACAACTTAATAATATGAAGCGATGAGAGAAAGAGTAGCTATAATTTTTTTCACAGAGAGTCAGTAGCGGTGGAAGCTGATATTAAAAGTTGTAGTGAAGTTCATTCTTGAGCTGTTAACCCGAAACTCTTAGTAAGGTTAACCGTTTCCTGCGTTAAAGGTTCGAGTGAATATATTTATTCAAAAAATGGGTGGTACCGCGGCTATGTTCGTCCCAAAGCTGACGGTATTTTTTTGTTTTTCTGAGGATAAATATATTAATTTGGGTGGTACCACGGTTATGATAATCGTCCCTTGTTTACGGGACGATTTTTTTATTTATATTTTGAGGAGGAATCACAAATGTCTTTACCCTTATTAATTATTTTAGTGTACATTGTGCTCTTATTTGCAATTAGCTTTTGGGCCAAAAAAAGAAGTTCTGGTTGTGCCGAAAATTATAGCCTAGCTGGACGGCAGCTTTCCACTCCCTTGATTGCTGTTTCCATCATTGGTCTAGCGGTCGGCGGCGCTTCTACCATCGGTGTTTCCGAACACGCCTTTCGTGTCGGTATCTCTGCCGGTTGGTATACCATCGCTTGGGGTATTGGTGCTATTACCATGGGCGTACTATTAGCTAAAAAATACCGCCAACAAAACATCACTACAATTTCTGAGTTAATCGAAAAACATCATGATAAAAAAGCTGTAGTGTTAGGCGTAATTTGTCAAATCGTAATTCAAATGGTTATTATTTCCTTACAATATATTGCCGGCGGCAGCATTCTCCACGCACTACTGCCAGAAATTTTCGATTTAAAGACGGGCATGATTGTCAGCGCGATTGTTTTTATCGGCATCACTTTCATTGGTGGCATGTGGTCCGCCAGTCTCTCCAATATTCTTAACATCGTCTTAATCTACGGTGGAATCACGCTAGCAACTTTTACGCAAACCAATAATTTAGGCGGTTTGCAAAACATAACCTTAGCTTTACCACAAAATGTACCTTGGTTCGACCCCATAGCCGGTGTGGGCTTAAAAGGGATTTTCAGTTGGATTGTAGTAATGGTTACGGTAAATCTTTCTTTGCAAAGTATTATCCAAATTTCTTTAGGGGCTAAAGATGAGGCTACTTCCAAAAAAGGCTTCATCATCGGGGGGATTTTAATGATTCCCATTGGCTTTATGGCTGCCCTCTTAGGGGTTTGCGCTAAAGCTGTTCACCCCGAATTAACTCCTGCAGTAGCATTGCCTCAAGTTATCATGCAACTAGAACCTTTACTTGCCGGCATAACCTTAGCTGCTCTCTGGGCGGCCGATGTCTCCACAGCTTGCAATTTATTACTTAGTGCTGCCACTTTATTTGCTAAAGATATCTACAAAGGTTTTTTAAAACCTGATACTGATGATCTTACGCTTCAAAAAATTATGCGTTACGCTGTATTAGCGGTCGGCATCTTCACTTTTGGCATTGCTTTATCAGTTTCAGGCATAATCCCCACTATCATGGCCGGGCTAAGTCTAACCGCTGCCTTTAGCGTAATTGTCTTGGTAGCACTGTTCGCCCCAGAAAAAACCTCAATTAACGCCGGTTTTTATACCTTACTAGTTGGGCTGATTGTCCTTGTAGTTTGGCAAACTGTCCCTAGTGTGCGCTTATTACCTCATGTTATTTATGCTGAATGGTTGTTTTGCTCCATAACCTATGCAGTCGTAGCCAAATTCGATACAGTCAAAGCCAATAAAGGCGCAGAACTATTAGCTACTGATAATATCGAATAATCCCCTGTGAAATTCCCATAAATAAACGAACTCCAAACGCGGTTTCTAACTCTTTAGTGCAGATAGGCTCTTCCCCAAACCATTCTCCAGCTTATAATCGCTGCTAATGGTAAATGGCAACGGGTGTCAAAAAAACTTTTTTATTATATTTCTAATGATTTCTCATAATTCATTAAATCTAAAACTCAATATGTTGCCTTCACAAACATCATATGTGTTGGTCATTGCGTGCCCCTTAAAAACACCTTTCCTTCGCTATAATGGGTCTTAAAAAATCTTATTATCGCGAAAAAGGTGTTTTTTGTATAGGTGAATTTCAAATAAAGTGCAACACCATCATCAGTTGGCGGTATTTCGCATATTTCAGCTACGCAACAGTCTTACGACACCTAATGAGAAAAACAAGAGGAATAATCATAAGATTACTCCTCTTGTTGACTTTTTTCCCAACCTAGTTTTAGCATGTGGGCCACTAATTTAGCAGTATTGCGCGCATCATCTAACGCTGTATGCCAAGTTCCAGCTAATTCAATTTGTTGGGCATCCAAAGCATTTTTTAAAGATAACCGCCGTTCAGCATTGAAAAAGCTTTGATATTCTCTTGATAAATCCACATAATCTGCATATTGAATGGGGTTTTCCAAGCCATAGCGTTGACAAGCTTCTTTTATTACATGCCAATCAGCATCCCCCCAAGCCACAAAGTAATTATTATTAGGCTCATATACAGTTTTAAGCTCTTCTAACATTTCTTCATACTTAATCCCCTTATCTAGATCAGCTTTAGTAATCATCGAAAATTCTTGAGCTTGTTTAGCTTGTTTTGGGAAAAAGGACGGTTTCACAAAAGCTTGCGCTTCTGTAATTACAGTATGTTGGCGACCATCTAATTTCACCAACCCATATTCCAATATTTCCGAGAAAAACCCTCGGGGACGTCCCACTCGTTTTGTATACATGGTGAATTCAAAATCCACCACTAAAAAATCTCGCATTTGCAACCTCTTTTCTGGCTCCGAACTTTGCTTAAGCCTAAAATTTGACAATCAGACTATTTAATTATAGTATAGTATATATTTTTTAACAATAACAAAGGACTTTTTTATTATGAATGCAACAACAAAAGGAATCTTTCTAGCTACTTTATCTGCCATCGGTTTCGCAACCTTACCAATATTTGTAAAATTAGCTTACGCGCAAAATATTTCTACAGGCAGTATTCTTTTTTTTCGTTTTTTTCTTTCTTCCTGCCTAATATTCGCCTATATTACCTATAGAAAAATCTCTTTAAAACTCCCGCGTGAGAAGATCTTACCAATTCTAGCCTTAGGGGCTATCGGTTTTGCCATTTGCTCCCTATCGTTTACCCTCGCCAGCAAATATCTGTCCGCTTCTTTGGTAGCCATTATTTTCCAAATTTACCCAGCCATTGTCGCTATTATTGCTTTTATTTGCGGCCTAGAAAAAATAACCCTACCGCTGCTCTTAGCTTTTGCCAGTTGCTTTTTAGGTTTAAGCCTAGTTATCGGTCTTGATTTTACGTCTTTAAACTACTTAGGTTTATTCTGGGCACTTTTTAGCGGCATAAGTTATGCAATCTATATAACTTTAAGCAACAAAATTTCCCGAGAAATACCCTCACTAGTTTTAACCTTCTATGTGTGTGCAAGTGCTACTGTTGTATTTTTATTCACAAGCAGTATGCAAACAGGTTTTGATCTAAGCCTAACTTTTTCAGGATTTTTGACCTTATTGGCAATGTCGATATTTTCAACAATTGTTGGTATTTTAGGCTTTATTGCCGCGTTGAAATATATCTCTCCCACCCACACTTGTATTGTAAGCACCTCAGAACCAGTCTTTACCGTTCTAATCGCTATCCCCTTACTTCAAGAATCTCTAACCAGTAGTCAGGTTTATGGTGCTAGCTTGGTAATTTTTAGTATTCTCGCTCTAGAATTGAAAAAGCCGTTAAAAACAACAAAAAAACACCAGTGATGCACAACTGCACCCCTGGAGTTTTTTGATTATTGTTATAAGATTTTTGATAAAAAACCTTGTGTCCGCTCTTCTTTAGCCTGGCTAAAAATTTCATCAGGAGTCCCGGTTTCCACAATTCGCCCTTCATCCATAAAAATTACTCGATCGCCCACCTCTCTGGCAAAACCCATCTCATGAGTTACTACTACCATGGTCATGCCAGTTTTTGCTAAATCTTTCATTACATCTAGTACCTCTTTAACCATCTCTGGGTCTAAGGCCGAAGTTGGCTCATCAAACAACATTACTTTCGGCTGCATAGCTAAAGCTCTAGCTATAGCTACTCTTTGCTGTTGCCCGCCACTAAGATTTTCTGGATAGGCATGGACCTTGTCGCCTAAACCAACCTTATCTAATAGCTCCATTGCTACCTGTTCCGCTTGTTTAACATTAATATTTTTTACTTTTAAAGGTGCCAACATAATATTTTGAAGCACCGTCATATGGGGAAACAAATTAAATCTTTGAAAAACCATGCCTACTTCTTTGCGAATAGCATTAATTGTTTCATTATTTTCTACGGCAATATTATCAATTACAATAGTCCCCGATGTTGGTTCTTCTAAATAATTCAAACACCGCAAAAACGTACTTTTTCCTGAACCGCTGGGGCCAATTACTACCACAACTTCATTTTGGGCTATTTCAATACTCACATCTTTCAGAACATGCAAACTGCCAAATTTTTTATTTAATTTATCAACTTTTATCATTTTATATTGTACCTCCGCTCTAAAGCATCCACCAAGCGTGAAATTGCAAAAGTCATAATTAAATAAATAAAAGCTACAGTTAACCAGATTTCAAAAGAAGAATAGGTACGAGCAATTATCAACTGTCCGCGTCTAGTTAACTCTTCAAATCCAATAACTGATACTAAGGAAGAATCTTTTAACATTGCAATAAATTCATTGCCTAACGGCGGAATAACCCTTTTAAAGGCTTGGGGAACGATAATATAACGCATGGTTTGCATCCAAGTCATCCCTAAAGAACGGCCCGCTTCCATCTGTCCTTTGTCAATAGATTGAATGCCCCCACGAAAAATTTCAGCGACATAGGCCCCACTATTTATCGAACAAGCAGAAATCGCAGCTATAAACGGATCGATTCTTTGGCCTGTAAGCATGGGCAAGGCAAAATAAATTAGAAAGATTTGCACCAATAATGGTGTACCACGAATAAAATCCACATAAATTCTGGCTAAAGCTCTACAAAAAACAAAGTCAGATAATCTGGCTATACCAACTATTAAGCCGATTAACATCCCAAATCCTACACTAAGGGCAGTTATTTGAATTGTTATCCCAGCACCTTGTAATAACAAAGGAAATGCTTCCATTATCACTTTAAAATCAAATGACATCTTAGCTATACCTACCTTTTATAATTATACTAAACTATCTCTATATTATAACATGTACACTTGTACATTACAATAATTACAAAATAGGCAAAATAAAATTTCGGGATAGCGAACTATCCCGAAATATATTTTCTTACCAAAAATAACCTAGCTGACCTGGTTTTTGCCCCCACACTCGCCTGCTGGAGTTTTCGCTACTACGCTTGCTTGCCACCTCACTACTCACACTCTCGATTTTCTCGGCAGGACTTACTTCTAAGCCGCACCATGCTCACAACACTTTTGGTTGCTTACGTGGATCCTTTTGCCTGCGACTGGCTTGGATTTGCAACCACAGACCTAAGTCATTTGGATAACAAATATTATATAATTTTCCTAGTCATTTTGCAAGTACTCAATTATCTTTTTGCATTGATATTATAACCAGTATTTGCACTTTGCGCATAAACATCATAGACACTACTAATAGTCTTACGTTGTTCAATTTGGCGCATTAAAAATTTAACTCTATTTAATAATGTTTTTTCGGCAACTAATAACTCTTGCTTCAAATCTTCATAGGCACCACTACCTACATAGTTATCTGGATCAGGTGCTACCGCAATAAAAGCAATTACTTTATCACGTTGCTCCAATAAATCTGCAAACATATCAAAATGTTTTGTGTTTGCAAAATCTTCCAATTCCCGCGTCAAAAAAGCATAATCGGCAAACAATTGCTTTTTGGTCTTATCACTCAAATTCTCACTTCCCAAAATCAACTGTGCCTGCAACCGCACTTGCAGCTGGTTGTCCAATTCCTTTGGCAATTTTCATTGCCTCAAACCAAGCCTCACGCAACTCTTGCAGAACTAGCAAAGCATTTTCGAAGTGAATTTTTTCATGCTTAAAAACACCTTGCCGCAGTTCATATTCAATATAATCATAAAGTTTTAGATAGCCTTCTGCCAGTTCTGGATTAACATCAACTTTTAATGTGCAAACAAATTCCCGAATAATATTTTGGGCTTTAATACTAGCCTCATTAATATCTTTAGGAGCAATATTATTTTCAATACCCATAATCGCTTCCTTGGTAAAGCGGATGGCCCCATCATATAGCATCAAAGTTAGCCTTTCCGGGGGCATGGTATTAATTTGTTGATTTTTGTAAGCACCTACACCAGTATTATTAATCACGTATATTCCTCCAAAGTTACCTTGAATTTTCTTTAAATTCTATTTCTGTTGGTTACTACAATCTACTTAAGAAGAAGTCCCTCCAAATAAACTACTAGTTTGATTTTGAATTTTTTGTAATGCTTTTTCCATTTGAGCATATTGCTTGTAGTAATAATCTTCTTTAGTCGATATCTGTTTTTCCAATAATGTCATCTTATTTTTATAGCTATTAATTTGCTTACCGAGAATACTGGTAACCTCGGTACTACTATACTGTAAGACCCCAGCCTTATCGTCAATTTTTTCCATGCTACTGGTCATCAAATCGTATAATTTAGCTGCAACTCCTGCCCGACCCTCTTTCTTATCGCCTGTCCCCGAAAAGATTTTGGCAACAGCCGTAGGATCTTCTGCTAGAGCTGTTTTTAGCTTATCTTCATCTAAATATAATTTGCCGCCTTCTTTCCAGTTACTACCTGTGGAAATTCCGATTGCCGCAGCATTTTTATATTTACCATCTATGCCCTCAATACTAGTTATCATAATATTGCGCATACTGCTCGTTAGCCCAGTTAAGATATCATCATTTTTAAGCAAACCACTTTTAGCCAGTTTTTCCCATTTTTCAACTTGAGTTTCACTAAGTTTGCTTTCTTCATCTTCAGTAAGTGGCTTATAGGTGCGATATTTAGTTTCATTAGCTTTGTCAGTTGTATAAGTTAATAAAGAATTATACAACTCAACAAAGGATTTCATGTTAGCAACAATCTTATCCACATCTTGCTCTACCGTAACATTCGCTTCGCCCAAACCAGTCAAATTATAGGTAATTCCAGCAATGGAAAAGGAGTTACTAGCCTGTTCTAAGTCCGTCACACCATCTAAATCAAAAATTGCATTTTGCCCTTGCGTCCGTGCTGGCAACTTATCGCCGCCATCGGTACCCAATTTCAACCCCTGCTTAAGGAATTTTAAGCCTGCGGCATCAGTACCGGTAAAATCAACTTTTTTGCCATCCTTGCCGACAATCGTAAAGGTATCCGCGACTTCATCATAGCTAGCGGTAACTCCAGCATCAGAGCCATTAATTGTACTAAGCATATTTTGCATGTTTTTGCTAGCATCTAAAGTTATTTCTTTACCATTGATACTAATTTTAAAAGTCTTAGAATCACCGGTAAACTCTGGCAATACATCCTTGCCGGCAAACTGTGTCAGCAAAGTAGTTTTAGTGCCAGAACCTAGTTTTTCACTACTACTATCTTGATAATTATAGTTCATCTTTAACGCATTGGTTAAAAATTTCATGCCCGCATCACTAGTTCCAGTAAAATCAATTACCCCTTCAGAGCCAGTTTTTTCACTAATCAGAAATACTCGATCCATCGTCACATCATAAGTAGTCTTAACCCCTGCTCCCGCTGAATTGATATTAGATAATAATTGATTTAAGCTAGCGGTTGGATCAACTTTGATTTCTTTCCCATTAACAGTTATCGAAAATTCACTCGACAAACTTACATCCGTAGCATTAGCAAACTGAGTTTTCAAGGTGGTTTTGTTTTCAGCCGAAGCCATTTTTTCCGAACTACCTACACTCGCAGCTTTAGCCAATTGTTTAACCTTTAGTGTATGTGGTACATTAAGAGCATCCGAATTAGCCTTTGCTGTAACTACTTCTTTATTACTAGTATTAGAATTAACCGGGCTAACCGTAGCACTCAACTTGTACTCCGTCATTTTCGCTCTAAATTCCGCTTCTTTAGTATAAATAGTTTTATACTCATCTTTCTTCCACTCAGCAGTAGTCTTATTCTTATATTCCTTATCATAACGGTCTTGATAAGGTTGAACCATGGATTTTACAATATTTTCCACGTCCATCCCCGAAACTAAACCGACATTTCTTACCGTCATTGCACTTCCTCCTTTTAGGCTTTTTTATCCACTATCATCCCTACATAATCCTTAATTCTTGCTACCATATCTAAAAATTCTTTCGAAGGGAAAGTTTTCAAAACACGATTAGCCTTACCATCTACTAAGTTAACCATAAGGCGATTAGTATCTTCATGTACATCAAATTTTAAATCAGGGTTAGTCATTGCTAAAAATTGACTCATCATCTTACTCATGTTTATCAAATCATCTTTACTAACCTGTTTTTCTGGTGCTGCTTGGGTATTGTTCTTACTCTGTTC from Succinispira mobilis DSM 6222 includes:
- the fliS gene encoding flagellar export chaperone FliS; its protein translation is MINNTGVGAYKNQQINTMPPERLTLMLYDGAIRFTKEAIMGIENNIAPKDINEASIKAQNIIREFVCTLKVDVNPELAEGYLKLYDYIEYELRQGVFKHEKIHFENALLVLQELREAWFEAMKIAKGIGQPAASAVAGTVDFGK
- the fliD gene encoding flagellar filament capping protein FliD, which encodes MTVRNVGLVSGMDVENIVKSMVQPYQDRYDKEYKNKTTAEWKKDEYKTIYTKEAEFRAKMTEYKLSATVSPVNSNTSNKEVVTAKANSDALNVPHTLKVKQLAKAASVGSSEKMASAENKTTLKTQFANATDVSLSSEFSITVNGKEIKVDPTASLNQLLSNINSAGAGVKTTYDVTMDRVFLISEKTGSEGVIDFTGTSDAGMKFLTNALKMNYNYQDSSSEKLGSGTKTTLLTQFAGKDVLPEFTGDSKTFKISINGKEITLDASKNMQNMLSTINGSDAGVTASYDEVADTFTIVGKDGKKVDFTGTDAAGLKFLKQGLKLGTDGGDKLPARTQGQNAIFDLDGVTDLEQASNSFSIAGITYNLTGLGEANVTVEQDVDKIVANMKSFVELYNSLLTYTTDKANETKYRTYKPLTEDEESKLSETQVEKWEKLAKSGLLKNDDILTGLTSSMRNIMITSIEGIDGKYKNAAAIGISTGSNWKEGGKLYLDEDKLKTALAEDPTAVAKIFSGTGDKKEGRAGVAAKLYDLMTSSMEKIDDKAGVLQYSSTEVTSILGKQINSYKNKMTLLEKQISTKEDYYYKQYAQMEKALQKIQNQTSSLFGGTSS
- a CDS encoding flagellar protein FlaG produces the protein MSIGINSLSTSPADMFSVTPSPVTTDAAVHAATRDVPKVEEQSKNNTQAAPEKQVSKDDLINMSKMMSQFLAMTNPDLKFDVHEDTNRLMVNLVDGKANRVLKTFPSKEFLDMVARIKDYVGMIVDKKA